In the Paenibacillus sp. FSL H7-0357 genome, one interval contains:
- a CDS encoding FeoB small GTPase domain-containing protein produces MNRYTVAFAGNPNTGKSTLFNLLTGLRQHTGNWAGKTVITAEGEFTHKNNTYLAVDLPGTYSLYSNSADEEAARDYIIFEQPDVTLVVLDATSLERNLNLALQVLEITGRAVVCINLIDEAKKLGIDINLKAISKRLGVPVAAISARSEIGIEALLDQIERVATGTYTAEPLRITYSDEIEQGIAALLPMVEQTVGSRYPARWIALRLLDGDESLLASLKANMGQRNISGSKGVVSHGVTACH; encoded by the coding sequence ATGAACCGTTACACTGTAGCTTTTGCAGGCAATCCCAACACGGGCAAGAGCACACTCTTCAATCTATTGACCGGCCTGCGCCAACACACCGGCAACTGGGCGGGCAAGACCGTCATCACCGCCGAAGGCGAGTTTACCCACAAGAACAATACCTACTTGGCTGTAGATCTTCCGGGTACCTACTCCCTGTACTCCAACTCAGCTGACGAGGAGGCCGCAAGGGACTACATTATTTTTGAACAGCCTGATGTGACGCTGGTGGTGCTGGACGCCACTTCGCTGGAGCGCAATCTCAATCTTGCCCTGCAGGTGCTGGAAATTACCGGGCGGGCCGTTGTCTGCATCAACCTGATCGATGAAGCGAAGAAGCTGGGCATTGATATTAACCTGAAGGCCATTTCGAAACGGCTCGGCGTGCCGGTAGCCGCAATTTCGGCCCGGAGTGAAATCGGCATTGAGGCGCTGCTGGATCAAATTGAGCGTGTGGCTACTGGTACTTATACAGCGGAGCCGCTGCGGATTACGTATAGCGATGAGATTGAACAGGGCATTGCTGCGCTCCTTCCTATGGTAGAGCAGACGGTCGGTTCAAGGTATCCGGCACGCTGGATTGCCCTGCGGCTGCTGGACGGTGACGAAAGCCTGCTCGCTTCGCTCAAAGCCAATATGGGACAGAGGAATATTTCCGGATCGAAGGGGGTAGTGAGCCATGGAGTCACCGCATGTCATTAA
- a CDS encoding FeoA family protein, with protein MDGAVIPLSEAVNGSTLRIRSIEVQGVLRRRLLDLGFVVGNVVEVLRRSPLGDPTAFRVSNTTIALRREESALIHGELIGGDEA; from the coding sequence ATGGACGGAGCCGTAATTCCATTATCTGAAGCTGTGAACGGCAGTACGCTGCGTATCCGCAGCATAGAAGTACAGGGTGTGCTGAGGAGAAGATTGCTCGACCTCGGGTTTGTCGTCGGCAATGTTGTCGAGGTACTGCGGCGCAGTCCGCTCGGAGACCCTACCGCCTTCCGGGTAAGCAATACAACCATTGCCCTGCGCCGGGAAGAAAGCGCTCTGATTCACGGAGAATTAATCGGAGGTGATGAAGCATGA
- a CDS encoding SRPBCC domain-containing protein, translated as MKELKYQFYIGGTPAQVWDSLVSPDKVQQIYYGSTIHSSFTAGEPLKYIGPGADGPDTLHVYGTVLEFSPEQAFRFTHKVGPSYLKSGEPHESRISWLLEPVGGCTKLTLIHDQWQPDDPSYGPSESSWWQILSNIKTLVETGNTLDFGSWE; from the coding sequence ATGAAAGAACTGAAATATCAATTCTATATCGGCGGAACACCAGCACAGGTGTGGGACAGCCTCGTCTCACCGGATAAAGTACAGCAAATCTATTACGGCAGCACGATCCACTCCAGCTTTACAGCAGGGGAGCCGCTGAAATATATCGGGCCGGGGGCAGATGGCCCCGACACCTTGCATGTATACGGCACAGTGCTGGAATTCTCCCCAGAGCAGGCATTCCGCTTTACCCACAAGGTCGGCCCCTCCTATCTCAAGAGCGGCGAACCGCATGAATCACGCATCTCCTGGCTGCTGGAGCCGGTTGGCGGCTGTACCAAGCTGACACTGATTCATGATCAATGGCAACCTGATGATCCGTCCTACGGCCCCAGCGAAAGCTCCTGGTGGCAGATTCTCAGCAACATCAAGACCTTGGTAGAGACAGGCAATACGCTGGATTTTGGTAGCTGGGAGTAG
- a CDS encoding helix-turn-helix transcriptional regulator, which translates to MSKADHMLSILWMLQQRRRTAAELAEELELSIRSVYRYIDALCASGVPVIADAGPGGGYSLPEHFSAAPLFFDTGEQRALVQASAFARGSGYPYVAALDGAIAKLKRYSNAAQLSQMERHEAGMEMLHAPGAALQPLLEELEACIAGSLTLQMDYRKGNGADVSARSIDPYGLVLWKGQWYMAGYCHHRQEIRSFRVDRIGGLRRTGDGFVRPAGFSAREFLLRGLLPGQDKDSALVAVIIQSAEAVLNDLCSHWLFGHMLAERTPEQASFLLDEASLYSYTPYFLLPYGKALKILEPAALRQKLAAITADLADYYKE; encoded by the coding sequence ATGTCCAAAGCCGATCATATGCTGTCCATCCTGTGGATGCTGCAACAGCGGAGAAGAACCGCTGCCGAACTCGCGGAGGAGCTGGAGCTCAGCATCCGCTCCGTCTACCGTTATATTGACGCGCTCTGTGCCAGCGGTGTTCCCGTAATTGCCGACGCCGGGCCGGGAGGCGGGTACAGCCTGCCTGAGCATTTCAGTGCAGCGCCCCTGTTCTTCGACACCGGGGAACAGAGGGCGCTCGTACAGGCCTCCGCTTTTGCCCGGGGCAGCGGATACCCTTATGTCGCAGCCCTGGACGGAGCGATTGCCAAGCTCAAACGCTACAGCAATGCGGCGCAGCTGTCGCAAATGGAGCGCCACGAAGCCGGCATGGAGATGCTCCATGCACCTGGCGCTGCGCTGCAGCCGCTGCTGGAGGAGTTGGAGGCTTGCATCGCAGGCAGCCTTACCCTGCAGATGGACTACCGCAAGGGAAACGGAGCGGATGTTTCTGCCCGGTCTATAGACCCTTACGGGCTGGTGCTGTGGAAGGGCCAGTGGTATATGGCCGGCTATTGCCATCACCGCCAGGAAATCCGCAGCTTCCGGGTAGACCGGATTGGGGGACTGCGGCGGACCGGGGATGGCTTTGTGCGCCCTGCCGGATTCTCCGCACGCGAGTTTCTGCTGCGCGGCCTGCTTCCCGGCCAGGATAAAGATTCCGCACTCGTGGCTGTCATCATCCAGTCCGCGGAAGCCGTCCTGAATGATCTGTGCAGCCATTGGCTGTTCGGCCATATGCTTGCGGAGCGAACCCCGGAGCAAGCCAGCTTCCTGCTGGATGAAGCCTCGTTATACAGCTACACCCCCTATTTCCTGCTGCCTTACGGCAAAGCGCTTAAGATTCTCGAACCCGCAGCTTTGAGGCAGAAGCTGGCAGCCATCACTGCGGACCTAGCGGATTATTATAAAGAATAA
- a CDS encoding FtsX-like permease family protein, translating to MSFPQFAFNNVRRNSRAYMAFFLSSAFMVMIFFSYSVFIYHPDVTSIELGKNSATGMKIASYIVFIFAFFFVLYSISAFLKLRNLEFGILMILGARPGQINRLILLENMIIGLLSILSGMAAGMLLSKLFLLLSTNIIGVADMPFYWPVKALVITSVSFLALFLTNSIFTLLFIRKNQVLELLKGSVKPKKEPKVSWLLSLLGLALLTTGAISIGQELSPNTLLIAAVTGIAGTYFFYSQLSVLGIRLLKLSRKRLWRGTNLLWINEMSYKVKDNARMLFLVTVVTSLACMAASLLLSISSSNNTTYLNSPFAIDYSVDNGHDPEPGLTTIHDALENAGLQYTENKVEFIRVSIRGLNDVDQFDNVQLLTVSVFNQLAGQMDVTGIPPLSDGEAVLLLNPQNAIFEYNAGEKILLADQVNVELVLNHLINPPVMPFGQYNPSVMIVSDSLYAKAAGTARANDREINYFYKIPAWDALLPKTGEPETVISSELVQWSRDRNHATDNWHTLISARADSYMNTKQGTSMVSFIGIFIALIFSLSSASFLYFKLHTELNADMRMYHALSKIGLSTREMSASATRQIALLFYIPILIAAVQTLVVVRPVLKVMDITNVTVPVLITSAAFLVVQTVYFIIVRSRYIHSLKKMMV from the coding sequence ATGAGCTTTCCTCAATTCGCGTTTAATAATGTGCGGCGCAACTCCCGGGCATATATGGCCTTTTTCCTCAGCAGCGCCTTTATGGTCATGATCTTCTTTTCCTATTCGGTGTTCATCTATCATCCTGACGTGACCTCTATTGAGCTTGGGAAAAATTCGGCTACCGGGATGAAAATTGCTTCCTATATTGTCTTCATCTTCGCCTTCTTCTTTGTCCTGTACTCGATCAGCGCTTTCCTCAAGCTGCGGAATCTTGAATTCGGCATCCTGATGATCCTGGGCGCGCGTCCCGGGCAGATCAACAGACTGATTCTGCTGGAAAATATGATCATCGGCCTGCTGTCGATCCTGAGCGGCATGGCCGCCGGGATGCTGCTGTCCAAGCTGTTCCTGCTGCTCAGCACGAATATTATCGGGGTGGCAGATATGCCGTTTTATTGGCCGGTAAAGGCACTTGTTATCACTTCCGTTTCCTTTCTGGCGCTATTCCTGACAAATTCAATCTTCACCCTGCTGTTCATCCGCAAGAACCAGGTGCTTGAGCTGCTCAAGGGAAGCGTGAAACCGAAGAAGGAGCCCAAAGTATCCTGGCTGCTCTCGCTTCTCGGACTTGCACTGCTGACAACAGGAGCTATTTCCATCGGGCAGGAGCTGTCTCCAAACACGCTGCTGATCGCTGCCGTCACAGGCATCGCCGGCACTTATTTCTTCTACTCCCAGCTGTCGGTGCTGGGCATCCGCCTGCTGAAGCTGAGCCGCAAACGGCTATGGCGCGGAACCAATCTGCTCTGGATCAACGAAATGAGCTACAAGGTTAAAGACAATGCGCGGATGCTGTTTCTGGTAACGGTTGTCACTTCATTGGCCTGCATGGCTGCAAGTCTTCTTCTATCCATCAGTTCTTCGAACAATACGACGTATTTGAACAGTCCATTCGCTATCGACTATTCCGTTGACAATGGACACGATCCCGAACCCGGACTGACCACCATTCATGATGCCCTGGAAAACGCCGGATTGCAGTACACAGAGAACAAAGTGGAATTCATCCGCGTTTCTATCCGAGGCCTTAACGATGTGGACCAGTTTGACAACGTTCAATTGCTGACGGTGTCCGTATTCAATCAACTGGCAGGACAAATGGATGTCACCGGAATCCCTCCTTTGTCTGACGGAGAAGCTGTGCTGCTGCTTAACCCCCAGAATGCCATTTTCGAATATAACGCAGGAGAGAAGATTCTGCTGGCAGATCAAGTAAATGTGGAACTCGTCCTGAATCATCTTATCAATCCCCCGGTCATGCCTTTTGGCCAATACAACCCGTCCGTGATGATTGTCAGCGACAGTCTGTATGCAAAAGCTGCCGGTACGGCTAGAGCTAATGATCGTGAAATAAATTACTTTTATAAAATCCCGGCGTGGGATGCACTGCTTCCCAAGACCGGGGAGCCGGAGACTGTCATCTCCAGTGAGCTGGTGCAATGGAGCCGGGACAGGAATCATGCGACTGACAACTGGCACACGTTAATAAGTGCACGGGCTGATAGCTATATGAATACCAAGCAGGGAACCTCAATGGTCAGCTTTATCGGCATCTTTATCGCCCTGATCTTTTCGCTCTCTTCAGCCAGCTTTCTCTATTTCAAGCTGCATACGGAGCTGAACGCAGATATGCGGATGTACCATGCACTCTCCAAGATCGGACTCAGCACCAGAGAAATGTCGGCTTCCGCCACCAGACAGATTGCACTGCTGTTCTATATCCCTATTCTTATTGCAGCCGTGCAGACTCTTGTAGTTGTCCGTCCCGTGCTGAAAGTGATGGATATCACGAATGTTACCGTTCCTGTGCTGATCACATCAGCAGCTTTCCTGGTTGTGCAAACCGTGTATTTCATCATTGTCAGATCCCGCTATATCCATAGTCTGAAGAAGATGATGGTGTAA
- a CDS encoding ABC transporter ATP-binding protein, producing the protein MNVLEVTAMNKVYPGKVLTQALTDIHLSIEQGEFVGIMGPSGSGKTTLLNMVSTIDQPSSGEVKIGGSNPYQMNKKELALFRRRKLGFVFQDFNLLETLTVGENIVLPLTLDNRKLAEMDALLQRVAGRLNITDILNKRTYEISGGQRQRTAIARAIITSPAILLADEPTGALDSNSSRIVMESLEDINRKEGTTLMLVTHDPLAASYCNRIVFIKDGKLAAELHRGDNRQAFFQKIIDTLSFWGGNSHELSSIRV; encoded by the coding sequence ATGAATGTGCTCGAAGTCACGGCAATGAATAAAGTATATCCGGGAAAAGTGCTTACGCAGGCTCTTACCGATATTCATCTTAGTATCGAACAAGGTGAATTTGTGGGAATTATGGGCCCTTCGGGCAGCGGCAAAACCACCCTGCTCAACATGGTCTCAACCATTGACCAGCCCTCCTCGGGTGAAGTGAAGATCGGCGGCAGCAATCCCTATCAGATGAACAAAAAAGAGCTGGCCCTGTTCCGCCGCAGGAAGCTTGGCTTTGTGTTCCAGGATTTCAACCTGCTGGAGACATTGACCGTAGGGGAAAATATCGTTCTTCCCCTGACTCTGGACAACCGCAAGCTGGCCGAGATGGACGCGCTGCTGCAGCGGGTGGCCGGGCGACTGAATATCACGGACATCCTCAATAAGCGGACCTATGAAATTTCCGGCGGACAACGCCAGCGGACGGCCATTGCCCGGGCAATTATAACTTCGCCTGCCATTCTGCTCGCCGATGAGCCGACGGGAGCGCTCGATTCGAACTCCTCCCGGATCGTAATGGAGTCGCTGGAGGACATCAACCGCAAGGAAGGTACGACGCTGATGCTGGTTACGCATGATCCGCTGGCAGCAAGCTATTGCAACCGCATCGTCTTCATCAAGGACGGCAAGCTGGCTGCGGAACTCCACCGCGGCGACAACCGCCAGGCCTTCTTCCAGAAGATCATTGATACACTTTCATTCTGGGGAGGGAATAGTCATGAGCTTTCCTCAATTCGCGTTTAA
- a CDS encoding GerAB/ArcD/ProY family transporter: protein MQKKEQVSALQIAFMIMLFEIGSTPLFLLGGKVKQDSWLAMCTGSLGGFILLLLLLWIQHRSPKLDLIGMLKFHFGGVAGSVIGLIYCFYFAYQSMRNVRDLGELTALTLLPRSPLPLTMFIFVMIALYAIWKGAEVVFRLPEVLLPLVLFFYFLIVLLLGIMGSIDFYRLSPVNEGGFMPIVEAALPDLVSFPFGQMIVFLMLWSLWEKPGVPVKNTVTAYIAISIFLIFMNALNVAVLGPTIAGISQLPFLKTVRTLSNLKFVERLDILVTTQLFIGLLIKMMLFYFCAVKGISELSGKPAKWWVFPVGAAIYGTSFLARDYTQHIAIGLGPSLKIDPLFQIGIPLLLSISILLRGWFKRTSS, encoded by the coding sequence ATGCAAAAAAAGGAACAGGTGTCTGCCCTGCAAATTGCGTTTATGATTATGCTGTTCGAGATCGGCAGCACGCCGCTCTTTCTGCTGGGCGGTAAGGTCAAGCAGGATTCATGGCTGGCGATGTGCACCGGCTCGCTGGGCGGGTTCATCCTCCTGCTGCTCCTGCTGTGGATCCAGCACCGCTCGCCCAAGCTGGACCTCATCGGCATGCTTAAATTTCATTTCGGAGGTGTTGCCGGCTCTGTGATCGGCTTGATCTACTGCTTCTACTTCGCATATCAGTCGATGCGCAATGTCCGCGATCTCGGCGAGCTGACGGCTTTGACTTTGCTGCCGCGATCTCCGCTGCCACTCACGATGTTCATTTTTGTAATGATTGCACTCTATGCCATTTGGAAGGGTGCAGAGGTTGTCTTCCGGCTGCCCGAGGTGCTGCTCCCTCTGGTTCTCTTCTTTTATTTCCTGATTGTGCTGCTGCTTGGCATTATGGGCTCCATTGATTTCTACCGGCTAAGTCCAGTCAACGAGGGTGGGTTCATGCCGATTGTAGAAGCTGCACTGCCGGATCTTGTCTCCTTTCCCTTCGGTCAAATGATTGTATTCCTGATGTTGTGGTCCCTCTGGGAAAAACCCGGTGTGCCGGTAAAAAATACAGTGACCGCCTATATTGCCATCAGCATCTTTCTCATCTTCATGAACGCGCTGAATGTGGCTGTCCTCGGGCCAACGATTGCAGGGATCAGCCAGCTGCCTTTTTTAAAGACAGTCCGTACTTTATCAAACCTCAAATTTGTGGAACGGCTCGATATTCTGGTAACGACCCAGCTTTTTATCGGGCTGCTGATCAAGATGATGCTCTTCTACTTTTGCGCGGTTAAAGGCATCAGTGAACTGAGCGGCAAACCAGCCAAATGGTGGGTATTTCCCGTAGGAGCGGCAATCTATGGCACTTCCTTTCTGGCGAGGGATTATACTCAGCATATTGCCATCGGCCTGGGGCCAAGCCTCAAGATTGACCCGCTGTTCCAAATCGGTATCCCGCTGCTGCTCTCAATATCCATTCTGCTGCGGGGATGGTTCAAACGAACATCCTCCTGA
- a CDS encoding Ger(x)C family spore germination protein, which translates to MKQQHTESYSANPARPLAYAAKKTLCIGLCLPLLSTLLTGCWDDRELSELGITSGSAYDWKNNEWKATYQVINPSSGASSMGGSGGGSTSSPPFVTFSVKGPTIMDAIERTNLTSTREMFFSHSRIAIIGESLAKHGISQLIDMFLRKQDARETVYVFLSKDEAGDILNQLMQLTKNQGAGIQLMIEQESKLLSFYPGIRLFELAMALSSESGSAVLPEIFLTGDQIMDETSETGRTDLPSRLALGRLGVLKGEKLVGWLTQKQAFGLSFLTNKIDSATIAFASRPEISDKPDASFILQNSTTSVHPVWDKDHYIMDVNIKGSGVLQELGSVMDLNERTSITGMEQAIEQRILELVGNSWSEVKRLGADVTGFAVRIHRSDRKRWKQIEKDKSWDRMFQNIEIKPHVSIQIERSGLSNKSFKSIQHK; encoded by the coding sequence ATGAAGCAGCAGCACACCGAATCCTATTCAGCAAATCCCGCGAGGCCTCTGGCTTACGCCGCGAAAAAAACGCTCTGCATTGGTCTCTGCCTCCCCCTCCTGTCGACTTTGCTGACCGGATGCTGGGATGACCGGGAACTGAGTGAGCTGGGCATTACCTCCGGTTCGGCATATGACTGGAAGAATAACGAATGGAAAGCCACATACCAGGTCATCAACCCTTCTTCCGGTGCCAGCAGCATGGGAGGCAGTGGAGGCGGGAGCACCAGCTCTCCACCGTTCGTCACCTTCTCGGTAAAAGGACCAACGATTATGGACGCGATAGAAAGAACCAATCTGACCAGTACGCGTGAGATGTTTTTTTCTCATTCGCGCATCGCCATAATTGGAGAGTCTCTGGCCAAACACGGGATCAGTCAACTGATCGACATGTTCCTGCGCAAGCAGGACGCCCGGGAAACTGTATATGTATTTCTATCCAAAGACGAAGCCGGAGATATTCTGAATCAGCTGATGCAGCTGACCAAAAATCAGGGAGCCGGTATCCAGCTCATGATTGAGCAGGAATCGAAGCTGCTCTCCTTTTACCCCGGCATCCGGCTGTTTGAACTGGCCATGGCCCTGTCCTCCGAATCCGGAAGTGCCGTGCTGCCGGAAATCTTCCTTACCGGCGACCAGATCATGGATGAGACCAGTGAGACTGGACGGACCGACCTGCCTTCACGGCTGGCGCTCGGAAGGCTCGGTGTCTTAAAAGGTGAAAAACTGGTGGGATGGCTAACGCAGAAGCAAGCCTTCGGCTTGTCCTTTCTGACGAACAAAATTGATTCTGCCACCATCGCCTTCGCCTCCCGCCCCGAAATCAGCGACAAACCGGACGCTTCCTTCATCCTCCAGAATTCGACCACTTCCGTTCATCCCGTCTGGGATAAAGATCACTACATCATGGATGTGAACATCAAAGGAAGCGGCGTATTGCAGGAGCTTGGAAGCGTCATGGATTTGAATGAACGGACTTCAATAACAGGGATGGAGCAAGCCATTGAACAGCGTATTCTGGAACTCGTGGGCAACTCCTGGAGTGAGGTCAAGCGGCTGGGAGCGGACGTCACGGGCTTTGCTGTGAGGATTCACCGCAGTGACCGCAAGCGCTGGAAGCAGATTGAGAAGGACAAAAGCTGGGACCGCATGTTCCAGAATATTGAGATCAAACCGCATGTTTCGATCCAAATTGAACGGAGCGGACTCAGTAACAAATCCTTTAAATCCATCCAGCATAAGTAA
- a CDS encoding GerAB/ArcD/ProY family transporter, which produces MNGKIGTTQAAMLIVNTILPTATVVLPVIIGNYAEQDAPLAILLSTLAGLVFAAIVGTVIRYSNGAPFLTWIGEMSSPVAATILGLLMLQFYLDTSATILREFVNFIKDNVLIDTPVTVMTILILLITIYMVRQGLESIARVNTLVLLLYFFFVPLYLFGLYRDMDVHQLLPIFDHSLASLTLAGITPATWMSEVAVLLFLAPYLQNPQKARIASWAGLLFVAGLMMFSLVTTLMVFGSEFIKLSTYPGFSTAGVVHIGRFIEKLDILFISYWVLSIYLKFSIFLFATVECFKQTFRVNSNRPFIGALGLIIALECLFTWQSADQLNLYNKEGRFSVFFLFNVLVPLAALLLHRLQKPKSKPKGWET; this is translated from the coding sequence TTGAACGGTAAAATCGGCACCACCCAGGCCGCCATGCTGATCGTCAACACTATCTTGCCGACAGCCACCGTCGTGCTTCCCGTCATCATTGGCAACTACGCGGAGCAGGACGCGCCGCTGGCTATTTTGTTATCGACTCTGGCCGGGCTCGTGTTCGCGGCGATTGTCGGGACCGTCATCCGCTACAGCAATGGCGCACCGTTTCTGACCTGGATTGGCGAGATGAGTTCTCCTGTTGCTGCTACAATTCTGGGCCTATTGATGCTGCAGTTCTACCTGGACACATCGGCAACCATTTTGCGCGAATTCGTCAATTTCATCAAAGACAATGTACTCATCGACACCCCGGTCACCGTAATGACCATCCTGATTCTATTAATTACGATCTATATGGTCAGGCAGGGCCTCGAGTCCATCGCCAGAGTAAACACCCTCGTGCTGCTGCTGTACTTTTTCTTCGTGCCGCTCTATCTGTTCGGGCTGTACCGGGACATGGATGTGCATCAGCTGCTGCCGATCTTTGATCACTCTCTGGCCTCCTTGACACTGGCCGGCATAACACCGGCTACCTGGATGTCCGAAGTCGCGGTGCTGCTGTTTCTGGCTCCTTATTTGCAGAATCCGCAAAAAGCGCGCATCGCCAGCTGGGCAGGACTTCTTTTCGTTGCTGGGCTGATGATGTTTTCGCTCGTAACGACACTGATGGTGTTCGGGTCCGAATTCATCAAGCTCAGCACATATCCGGGTTTTTCCACCGCCGGGGTTGTTCATATCGGCAGATTTATCGAAAAGCTGGACATTCTGTTCATCTCCTATTGGGTCCTGTCCATCTATCTGAAATTCTCGATCTTTCTGTTTGCGACGGTCGAATGCTTCAAGCAGACCTTTCGGGTAAACAGCAATCGGCCTTTTATCGGAGCCTTGGGTCTGATAATCGCTTTAGAGTGTCTCTTTACCTGGCAGAGCGCAGACCAATTGAATCTCTACAACAAGGAAGGGCGTTTCTCGGTCTTCTTCCTGTTCAATGTACTCGTTCCGCTGGCTGCGCTCCTGCTTCACCGGCTCCAGAAGCCAAAATCCAAACCTAAGGGGTGGGAAACATGA
- a CDS encoding spore germination protein gives MPTHLQQRRKKGTDPAPTSVPAPLPLHPSLDITLQEITKRIGQSSDVVFRRFTNESLSSLSLAFIYIDGLVNADAVNQTVLQPLMEMVAPKSGAITAEDAFSLIKDQMLPVGGVKEGKTLESLLPMLFDGYTLILFEGLQVAMAADTSGWEKRSINEPTSQGVIRGPKEGFTESLRTGTSMLRRRLKTSDLRIEEYKIGQRTQTGVALVYLEGIASEQVVAEIRRRLNAIETDSILESNYIEEFIQDGGLTPFPTIQNTERPDALAGGILEGQVGIIIDGTPFALLAPSTFFNFFQSSEDYYQRFDISSFLRLIRYAAFFVSMLLPALYIAVTTFHQEMLPTTLLISLAAQREGVPFPALAEALLMELTFDVLREAGVRMPRTIGPAISIVGALVLGQAAVQAGLVSAAMVIVVSFTAISNFVIPSLAIANSIRLIRFVMMLIAATLGLFGIMSFLMVLLIHLAGLRSFGVPYLSPVAPMTPRYLKDIFFRVPLWSMTMRPKTNLGKETRRQGPDQKPQPQEEAQNNQQTRQPQEEDPS, from the coding sequence ATGCCAACCCATCTGCAGCAACGCCGCAAGAAAGGAACAGATCCCGCCCCGACTTCCGTTCCTGCACCGCTGCCTCTTCACCCCTCACTTGATATTACCTTGCAGGAGATTACTAAGCGGATCGGTCAAAGCTCCGACGTTGTTTTCCGCAGATTCACTAATGAATCTTTAAGCTCCCTCTCTCTTGCTTTTATATATATCGACGGACTCGTTAATGCGGATGCCGTCAACCAGACGGTGCTGCAGCCGCTGATGGAAATGGTTGCCCCCAAGAGCGGCGCCATTACCGCCGAGGACGCCTTCAGCCTGATTAAAGATCAGATGCTGCCGGTCGGGGGCGTCAAAGAAGGCAAAACACTGGAGAGCCTGCTCCCCATGCTCTTCGACGGCTATACCCTCATTCTGTTTGAAGGACTTCAGGTGGCAATGGCTGCCGATACCTCCGGCTGGGAGAAAAGAAGCATCAACGAGCCAACCTCCCAAGGTGTTATCCGCGGACCCAAAGAAGGCTTCACGGAGAGCCTGCGGACAGGCACCTCCATGCTGCGGCGCAGACTCAAAACCTCCGATCTTAGAATAGAAGAGTATAAGATCGGTCAGCGCACTCAGACCGGTGTGGCGCTTGTCTACCTGGAGGGTATCGCCAGCGAACAGGTGGTGGCGGAAATCCGCCGGCGCTTAAACGCGATTGAAACCGACAGCATTCTGGAGAGCAATTACATCGAGGAATTCATTCAGGATGGCGGACTGACTCCCTTTCCGACCATTCAGAACACGGAACGTCCGGATGCGCTTGCCGGAGGCATTCTGGAGGGCCAGGTCGGAATTATTATTGACGGGACTCCCTTTGCACTGCTTGCCCCCTCCACTTTCTTCAATTTTTTTCAGTCGAGTGAAGATTATTATCAGCGTTTTGATATTTCTTCTTTCCTGCGGCTAATCCGGTATGCCGCTTTTTTTGTATCCATGCTGCTGCCGGCCTTGTATATCGCCGTGACTACCTTTCACCAGGAAATGCTGCCGACAACCCTGCTGATCAGCCTGGCCGCCCAGCGTGAAGGCGTACCGTTTCCGGCACTGGCGGAAGCGCTGCTGATGGAACTGACTTTCGATGTGCTGCGCGAGGCCGGGGTCCGTATGCCGCGCACCATCGGGCCGGCGATTTCCATCGTTGGGGCACTCGTGCTGGGACAGGCCGCCGTTCAAGCCGGACTCGTCTCCGCAGCCATGGTTATCGTGGTGTCGTTTACCGCCATCTCTAACTTTGTCATCCCGTCCCTGGCTATCGCCAATTCGATCCGCCTGATCCGGTTTGTCATGATGCTGATCGCCGCTACCCTTGGCCTGTTCGGCATCATGTCCTTTTTGATGGTGCTGCTGATTCATTTGGCCGGACTGCGTTCCTTTGGTGTGCCGTACCTGTCCCCGGTAGCTCCAATGACTCCGCGATATTTGAAGGATATTTTTTTCCGCGTTCCGCTCTGGAGCATGACCATGCGGCCAAAGACCAATTTGGGCAAAGAAACACGCAGACAAGGCCCGGATCAAAAGCCGCAGCCGCAAGAAGAGGCGCAGAACAACCAGCAAACCCGGCAGCCGCAGGAGGAGGATCCCAGTTGA